The following DNA comes from Streptomyces sp. NBC_00690.
CGTACGCCGAGAAGGCGGGTGTCGAGCCCGAGGTCAGGCATATCGCGAATTCCCCGGCGACCCTCACGCTCCCCGAGTCGCACTTTGATCTCGTACGGACGGGGATCGCGATGTACGGGGTGTCTCCGGCGCCCGAGTTGGGGACGCACGAGGCTCTGGGGCTGCGGCCGGTGATGACCCTGGCCGCTTCGGTCGCGCTGGTCAAGCAGGTCCCCGCGGGCCATGGGGTGAGCTACGGCCACCACTACGTCACTGCGCGTGAAACGGAACTGGGGCTGATCCCCCTCGGCTACGGGGACGGCATTCCGCGCCATGCATCGGGCCGTGGCCCGGTGTTGGTCGGTGGTGAGTGGCATCGGGCGGCGGGGCGGATCGCGATGGACCAGTTCGTGGTGGATCTCGGCCCGGCCGGGGGCGTGGGCGACGAGGGGCGTGGGCACAAGATCCAGGAGGGGGCCGATGCGGTGCTGTTCGGTCCGGGTGATCGCGGGGAGCCGTCGGCCGAGGACTGGGCGCAGGCAGCGGACACCATCGCGTACGAGATCGTCACCCGGATCGGGGCGAGGGTTCCGCGCGTGTATCTGCACCAAGACGTCGGTACCGACGTTCCGTAGGTCGAAGAGGGGTACGGCACGGTGAGCGAGACCAGCACGGGCGATGCGGTCGTGGCTGCGGCGGGCGCTGCCGCGTCGGGCCACTGGCGCCGGGCGGGGATCGCCGGTGCGGCGATAGGGGTGATCGCCGCGGGCGCTGCGGCGGGTGTGGCGATCGAGCGGCTCACCGTGGGGCGCGGGATGCGCAAGAAGGCCCGGCTGGCCTTGGACGCCTCGGGCCCGTACGGCGCCCTGCGTGGCACTCCGGGCCGGGCGGTCGCCGACGACGGCACTCAGCTGTACTACGAGACGGACGACCTCGACCCGGACGCCGCCGGTCAGCGCCGGCGCCGGATCTTCGGCCGTAGGTCGCCCGCCCCCGTGACGGTCGTCTTCAGCCATGGCTACTGCCTCAACCAGGACTCCTGGCACTTCCAGCGGGCGGCTCTGCGCGGTCTGGTCCGTACGGTCCATTGGGATCAGCGCAGCCACGGCCGTTCGGCCCGGGGCACGGCGCAGGCGGGCCCCGATCGCACGCCGGTCTCCATCGATCAGCTCGGCCGTGATCTCAAGGCGGTCATCGATGCGGCGGCGCCCGAGGGCCCGTTGGTGCTGGTGGGGCATTCGATGGGCGGGATGACGGTGATGGCGTTGGCCGACCAGTTCCCGGAGCTGATTCGGGACCGGGTCGTCGGTGCGGCCTTCATCGGCACGTCGAGCGGTCGGCTGGGCGAGGTCAACTACGGCCTTCCGGTCGCCGGCGTCAACGCGGTGCGACGGGTGCTGCCGGGAGTGCTTCGGGCCCTCGGTTCACAGGCGGAGCTGGTGGAGCGCGCCCGCGGGGCGACCGCGGACCTCTTCGCCGGTCTGATCAAGAAGTATTCGTTCTCGTCCCGCGACGTCGACCCGGCAGTGGCCCGGTTCGCCGAACGGATGATCGAATCCACGCCGATCGACGTGGTCGCCGAGTTCTATCCGGCCTTCGACGAGCACGACAAGGCGGGCGCCCTCCCGGCCTTCGCCGATGTGCCGGTCCTGGTGCTGGCCGGTGACCGGGATCTGGTTACCCCGAGCGGCCACAGCGAGGCGATCGCCGATCTGCTGCCGGGCGCGGAGTTGGTGATCGTCCCGGACGGGGGCCATCTGGTGATGCTGGAGCACCCGGAGGCCGTCACCGACCGGTTGGCGGACCTCTTGGCGCGAGTGGGCGCGGTGCCCGAGACGGCCGACGCCAGCGGGGCCGGCAACGGCTAACGTTGGGCGGCATGGAAGCACCGCAGAGCACGGCGGCCGTGACCGCCGTCGCACGGATGGCCGTCGATTCCCCGGAGCAGATGCAGGATCTCGGGCGGCGGCTGGCGAAAGTGCTGCGTCCGGGTGATCTGGTGATGCTCACCGGCGAGCTGGGCGCGGGCAAGACGACCCTCACCAGGGGGCTGGGGGAGGGCCTGGGGGTGCGGGGAGCGGTCACCTCGCCGACCTTTGTCATCGCTCGGGTCCATCCGTCACTGACCGGTGGCCCTGCCCTGGTGCATGTGGACGCCTATCGGCTGGGCGGGGGGTTGGACGAGATGGAGGATCTGGATCTCGATGTCTCGCTGCCGGAGTCGGTGGTGGTCGTCGAGTGGGGTGACGGAAAGGTCGAGGACCTTTCGGATGATCGGCTCCATGTGGTGATCCACCGGGTCGTCGGCGACACGGAGGACGATCGGCGCCAGGTGACCTTGACGGGGTACGGGCGACGCTGGTCCGCAGTGGATCTCAGCGCGGCCTGACCTGACCAAGGCGCGCGGCCTGTCCCGACCAAGGCGCACGACCTGACCTGACCAAGGTGATTACGCTCCGTGGTCATCTGACCATCGCTGTGCCGACGGGTTCGTGGGCTCATTGGCCGTTCGGTGGATATTCCGACAAGACGTCGGCAAAATATTGCGCATGCCGTGCCGAGCGTGGTCACATGGCACGGAGACGTGGTTAGGTTTGCCTAACCAGTCTGCCCCCGGCGATCCAGGAGGCACCATGCCGGCGTATCCGCGTGAATCCGAGCCATCGCAGCAGCCCACCGCCGAGCCCTCGTCCTCACCCGTCGTGCCTGGTCGGCCCACGTCGATCCGGCCGTCGGCGTCGGTTGGGGTGTCGATGGGGCAGCTCTTGGCTTCGTGCGCTGCGGCCAGAGCGATCTCCACCCCGCCGCGCGAGGCGGACATCTCCGGTCCTTTGATCGTCAACCGGAGCGAGCGCCGCGACGCCGCGTAGTCGTACCCCGCGGCGGTCCCGTCCCACCGATCGAGTGGCTCGGTGTGCGGCTCGGCGGCTGACTACGGGACGACGATGATCTTGGTGCCGATGGTGGCGAAGCGCCACATGGCGTCACCGTCCGCCCTCTTCATGCGTACACCACCGGTCTTCTTCGACGGGTCGGGTGCGGTCATCGCCCCGCTCACCGCCGCACTGAATCCGATCGGTACGTCATTGACGTTCGCGAACCGGACCACGTGCTCGATCGCCGTCCCGTCCGATCCGTCGACCTGCCCCGATCGGGAGGTGACCGCGTACGCGCCGGGCGGCGGATTGACGGGCGACGGCATCACCGCGAACGTCGTGCTGACCTTGTTCCCCGCCGTCACCAGCCAGACCCGACGCTCGCTGAGGGCATACACCACCCGCAGCCCGGATCCCGAGTTCACTGGCAGGGCCAGTGGGTCCTTCCGCTGCTGCTGAGGGTTCTCGGCACTGGGCAGCGCGCTGGGGGAGCGCGGCTTGCTGAGGTCGTCCGGGGCGCTCGCCGACGCCTGGTAGGCGAGGAAGCAGACGGCGGTCAGGGCTGCTGCCGTGAGCCCGGCCACCAGTCCCGAGCTGCTCCGTGCCACCGTGCTCCACCTCTCGCCAAGTCGTGTCAGTTCTTCGGATGAACATCCTCGGGGCGACGGTAGCAGCCACCGACCGCGGTGGGCGGGGCGCCGTGCCTGCCGCGCGGGAGCCGTAGGCTGTTCGCGTGCTCTTGCTTGCCGTGGATACCGCCACTCCCGCCGTCACCGCCGCGCTGCACGACGGCGAGTCCGTCGTTGCCGAGTCCAGCCGTGTGGACGCGCGCCGGCACGGCGAACTGCTGCTGCCCGCCATCGATCGTGTGCTCGCCGAGGCCGGGGTGAAAATCGACGCCGTCACCGCCGTGGTCACCGGTGTGGGCCCCGGTCCGTACACCGGGCTGCGGGTCGGCCTGGTGACGGCCGCGACCTTCGGTTCGGCGTTGGACGTACCCGTCTACGGACTGTGCACGCTCGACGGCCTCGCCCACGCCAGCGACCTCGACGGACCCTTCGTGGTCGCCACGGACGCCCGCCGCAAGGAGGTGTACTGGGCCCGCTACGACGCCTCGGGCAATCGGGTCGGCGAACCGGCGGTGGATCGACCGGCCGACATCGCCGAGCAGGTTGCTGGCCTGCCGGCCGTCGGAGCCGGCGCCAGGCTCTACCCCGATGTCTTCCCGGACGCCCGCGACCCCGAGCACGTTTCGGCCGGTGCCCTCGCCTCCCTGGCCGTGCGGAAACTGGCCGGGGGTGCCAAGGAAATGGACTTCCTCCCTCCGCAGCCGCTGTATCTGCGCCGGCCGGACGCCCAGGTGCCCAAGAACTACAAGGTGGTCACCCCGAAGTGACCGCCGCATCGGATCCCGTACTGCGCGAGATGCGCTGGTGGGACCTTGGCCCCGTACTCGACCTCGAACAGCGGCTCTTCCCCGAGGACGCATGGTCGCCCGGGATGTTCTGGTCCGAGTTGGCCCACGCCCGCGGCCCCCAGGCCACCCGTCGCTACGTCGTCGCCGAGAAGGACACGGACACCGGCGGAAGTGAGATCGTGGGATACGCGGGTCTCGCTGCGGTCGGCGGCCTCGGCGATGTCCAGACGATCGCCGTCGCCCCCACCGAGCAGGGAACCGGACTCGGCTCCCGGCTGCTCTCCGATCTGCTCCACCACGCCACCGCCTTCGAGTGCGACGAGGTCTTCCTCGAAGTACGGGTGGACAACACCAGGGCCCAGAAGCTGTACGAGCGCTTCGGCTTCGAACCCGTGGGATTCCGCCGCGGCTACTACAAGCCGGGCAATGTCGATGCGCTCGTCATGCGGCTCCATCTGCAAGGGAATGGTCACTGATGGTTGACGAACCGCTCGTACTGGGCATCGAGACGTCCTGCGACGAGACCGGCGTCGGGATCGTCCGCGGCACCACACTGCTCGCCGACGCCGTCGCCTCCAGCGTGGACACCCACGCCCGGTTCGGCGGTGTGGTGCCCGAGATCGCCTCCCGCGCACATCTGGAGGCGATGGTCCCCACCATCGAGCGTGCGCTGAACGACGCCGGCGTCTCGCCCCGCGACCTCGACGGCATCGCGGTGACCGCCGGCCCCGGGCTCGCGGGCGCACTGCTGGTGGGAGTCTCGGCGGCGAAGGCGTACGCGTACGCCCTCGGTAAACCGCTCTACGGCGTGAACCACCTGGCGTCCCACATCTGCGTCGACCAGTTGGAGCACGGCAAGCTCCCCGAGCCGACGATGGCGCTGCTCGTCTCGGGCGGGCACTCCTCGCTGCTGCTCGCACCGGACATCACCAACGATGTCCGGCCACTGGGCGCGACCATCGACGACGCGGCCGGGGAGGCGTTCGACAAGATCGCCCGTGTGCTCGACCTCGGTTTCCCCGGTGGCCCCGTCATCGACCGGCTGGCGAGGGAGGGAGACCCCCGGGCCATCGCCTTCCCCCGTGGACTGTCCGGCTCCCGCGACGCCGCGTACGACTTCTCCTTCTCCGGGCTGAAGACGGCGGTGGCGCGTTGGATCGAGGCCAAGCGGGCGGCGGGCGAGGAGGTGCCGGTACGCGATGTCGCGGCGTCCTTCCAGGAGGCCGTCGTCGATGTGCTGACCCGCAAGGCGGTGCGCGCCTGTGTGGACGAGGGCGTGGACCATCTGATGATCGGCGGCGGGGTGGCCGCGAACTCCCGACTGCGGGCGCTGGCCGCGGAGCGCTGCGAGCGGGCCGGCATTCGACTGAGGGTGCCGCGACCTGGGCTGTGCACGGACAACGGCGCGATGGTGGCGGCCCTCGGCGCCGAGATGGTCGCCCGCAACCGGCCGCCGTCTGACCTGGAGCTGTCGGCTGACTCCTCGCTGCCGGTGACTGAAACCCATGTCCCGGGCCAGAACCACGCACAGGACCACGGCCACGCGCATGATCACGCGCATGACCACGACCATGTGCATGAGATCAGCAAGGACAACCTGTACTCATGACCGCCCCGAAGACGACCGTGGTCGCTCTGATGTGGGAGGCGCGGGCGGTGCGCGACCGCGGTGCGGAACTGCTGGAGTGGGCCCGCGCCCAGGAACTGCCGTTGCAGCCGCTGCGGCGCGAGTCCTTCAAGGCCGGCCAGGACCGGGTGCTGGTGATCACCTGGTGGCACGCCGTTGATGCGGCGGCGCCCCTCCCGGAGCTCCCGGAGCCGGCGGGGGACCTGATCACCAGGCCCGTGCACCGCTGGCGGTTCGAATCGGTCTCCGTCGACCCCGCGTGACGCCGTTCGTGGTGACCGACCGCGGTGGTGCACGGGGTCGGTCAGTGGAGCCGGTGCGGATGCGTCGGCCCATCAGTTCGCGTGCGCTGCGCACGGCTCAGCAGCCCGTCGATGATCGCCTCCAGCTGCTCCCGTACCTCGTACTCCCCGAGCTTGTTCCACTGCGGAGCCAGCTCCGTCAGCCGGGGTAGCTCCTTGGCGTCCTCGTCCGTGAGTATCGCGGGGAAGTTCCACCGTCGCTCCGGCTCCGCTTCCCGTCGCGCCATGGCCGCGGTGAAGACAAGGTTTCCGTAGACGAAGTGCCAGATGGTGCGGTACGTACGGACGGCCTGCTCGGGGGTGAGGCCGCACGCGATCGACGACTCCAGGATCTCCTCTGCCATCCAGAGCGCGCCCTTGTCGGTGAGGTCGCCCAGCGCCAGGATCTCCAGGACCCAGGGCAACTGCGCCAGTACCCCGTGCATATGGACGCTCGTGTCCACCAGTCGCTGGCGAGGGTCGGCCGGCAGTGCGGGGCGGGGGAAGGTGGCCGCTACGCCCGAGAGCGTGAGCATCAGCAACTCGTCCTTGTCGCGGACGTAGTGGTAGAGCGCCATCGGCGTGCTGCCGACCTCCTTGGCCACCCGTCGCATCGAGACGGCGGCCACTCCCTCCTCCTCGATGATCCGGCGCGCGGTGGCGACGATCGTTTCTGGGTCCAGTCGACGTGGTCGTCCCACGGCCTTCTTGCCGGCCCTGCCTGCGGGTTTCTTCTCCGTTGCCACCTGCGTAGTCTCCCGCTCCTATTTTCTTTACGCGTATAGTAATGTGCGGTCCTGCCCAGGGCATCCCGGGAAGGGGAACCCATGAACGACCAAGCGCAGAGCACGCGCTGGGTGTTGACCGTGGCACTCATCGTGCAGTTCCTGGTGGCGCTGGACATGTCCGTCGTCAATGTCGCGCTGCCCGACATGCGCGACGACCTCGGCTTCACCCCCGACGGCCTGCAATGGGTCGTCGGCGCCTATGCGCTCACCTTCGGCGGCCTCCTGATGCTCGGCGGTCGGCTGACCGACATCGTGGGTCGCCGCCGCATCCTCGTCGCCGGACTCGTGCTCTTCGGCGGGGCGAGCCTGATCGGCGGTCTCGTCCAGTCCCCCGGCGCACTGATCGCCGCCCGTGCCGCCCAGGGCATCGGCGCAGCCGCGCTGGCCCCCGGCGCCTTCACCCTGATCACCGTCACCTACCCGGCGGGGCCCGCGCGTTCCAAGGCGCTCGGCATGTGGGGCATGGCGGGCGCGGCGGGCGGCGCCGTCGGCGTACTGGCGGGCGGACTCCTCACGGATGCGGCCGGCTGGCGGGCCGTGATGCTGGTCAACGTGCCCATCGTGGTCTTCGCGCTCTTCGGAGTCGCACGGGCCGCCCTGCCCGGCGCGCCCGACCGCGCCAGCGCGCCCCGGCTCGACGTCGCGGGTGCGCTCTTGGTCACCGGGGGCATGTCCCTGCTGGTGCTGGGCGTCACCCGTACCGAGCAACACGGCTGGGGCGCGCCCACCACCGTACTGACCCTGGGCACCTCGATCGCCCTGCTGATCGCCTTCGCCCTGGTCGAACGACGGGTCCGCGAGCCGCTGCTGCGACTGGGACTGCTGGCCAACCGTCCCGTCCTCGGAGCGAACCTCTTCTCACTGCTGCTCAGCTCCACCCAGTTCGCGTCCTTCTACTTCTGCTCCCTCTACATGCAGCAGGTGCTGGGGTACGAAGCGTCGAAGACGGGCGCGGCGTTCCTCCCCTTCTGCGTGGGCGTGGTGGCCGGCTCGCTGATAGGCACCAAGGCGGTCGCTGTCGTCGGCATCCGGCTGCTGCTGGTGACGGGTGGGCTCCTCGGTGCGGCGGGGATAGTGCTGTTCGCCGTCACCGCCATCCCGGATGGGAGTTTCGCGTACTCCATCCTTGGGCCGTCGCTGCTGGGCAGCGTGGGCATCGGGCTCTGCTTCATCCCACTGGGCACGGCGGCCACCAAGGACGTGGTGCCGTCGGAGGCGGGCATGGCGTCGGGGCTGCTCAACAGCTCACGCCAGATCGGTGGCTCGCTCGGGCTGGCGATCTTGGTGACGGTCGCCGCGTCCATCAGTGCGGGAAGCAGTACGCCGGCGGCACTCGCCGAGGGCTATCGAGCGGCCTACTGGGTGTGCGCCGGACTGATGGCGCTGGCATGTGTGGCGGCGATGGCACTGCTTCCGGCGCATGACCGACCCACCGCGACGACCGACCCATCCGCTCAGACCGAAGATCTGACGGCTGCCACGGCTCCCATAGCTGCCACGGCGGCCGATCCGATCGCGGCCGTCCATCGTGACCCGGTACCGGAAGCCGGCGATCCGATGGCTCCGGTGGCCGGTCGGCACGATGCTCAGAAGAATTCAGAAGAATTCTGAGAGCGGTGTCGATCCTGCCGGCTCCCGTTCGACATAGGGGTGAGCGGCGGGGAAACGACCCCGTCGCCGACCCGGAAGAACCGAGGAGCCACCATGCCGCGCTTTTTGACGATGATCCGCATCGACGAGAACAACATCCCGGCCGAGGGTCACAGTCCGGAGATGGGGGAGCGCATGGGCGCGCTTCTGGAGGAGATCACCAAGGCGGGAGTCATGTTGGACACCGCAGGGCTCACCCCCAGCGCCGACGGCACCAAGGTCACCTGGTCCGGTGGCAAGCTCAGCCACACCGACGGCCCCTTCACGGAGAGCAAGGAGGTCGTCGGCGGCTACTCCATCATCCAGGCCAAGGACAAGGCCGAGGCGATCGAGTGGACCAAGCGTTTCCTCCAGACACACGATGACGTGTGGACCGTCACCGCTGAGATCCGGCAGATCGCGGAGAACTGATCCATCGGCGCTTGCCCGTCCCTGCCCCTGCTGTTGTGATGAGGCGGTGACGGTAACGGGCGCGGTGGAAGCGGTGTTCAGGATCGAGTCGGCGCGCATCATCGCCGGTGTCGCCCGGATCGTTCGGGACGTCGGCATCGCCGAGGAGATCGCCCAGGACGCCCTGGTCGCAGCGCTGGAGAAGTGGCCCGAGTCAGGTATCCCGGACAACCCGGGCGCCTGGCTCATGGCCACGGCCAAGCACCGGGCGATCGACCTCGTCCGCCGCAAAGAGAACTACGCCCGCAAACTGGCCGAGGTCGGGCGCAGCCTGGAGGACGTACCGCCGCCCGAGGTGTCGGGGCCGGGTGACATCGACGACGACCTCCTGCGGCTGATCTTCACCGCCTGCCATCCGGTCCTGTCCACGGACGCCCGGATCGCACTGACCCTCAGACTCCTCGGCGGGCTCACCACCGAGGAGATCGCCCGGGCATTCCTCACCTCCGAGGCGACGGTCGCCCAACGCATCGTCCGGGCCAAACGAGCGCTGGCCAAGGAGGGCGTCGCGTTCGAGGTGCCGTACGGGACGGACCGTGTCGCCCGTCTCGGTTCCGTACTGGAAGTCATCTACCTGATCTTCAACGAGGGCTATGCGGCCACCACGGGCGACGACTGGATACGCCCCGGCCTCGCCGAGGACGCCCTGCGGCTGGCCCGCGTACTGGCGGGTCTGATGCCCCAGGAGTCAGAAGTGCACGGGCTGGCCGCCCTGCTGGAGATCCAGGCGTCACGCATGGGCGCGAGGGTCGGCCCGGACGGTGCCCCGGTCCTCCTCGCCGACCAGGTGCGCACCCGCTGGGACCGGTTGCTCATCCACCGCGGCTTCTCCGCCCTGGCCAGGGCCAGTGCGCTGGGCGCGCCCCCGGGGCCGTACATGCTCCAGGCGGCCATCGCGGCCTGCCACGCCCGGGCGATCCACTACGAGGACACGGACTGGGCGACGGTCGCCACGCTCTATGGGCAACTCGCGGCGCTCGTCCCGTCCCCGGTGGTCGAGTTGAACAGGGCGGTCGCCGTCTCGATGGCCGAAGGCCCGGAAGCGGGCCTGGCCCTGGTGGACGCCCTGGCCACCGAGCCCGCGCTGAAGGAGTACCACCTCCTGCCGAGCGTACGGGGCGACCTGCTGGCCCGCTTGGGTCGCTCCACCGAGGCTCGGGAAGAGTTCCACCGGGCGGCTGCCCTGACCCGCAACGAGAGGGAACGGGACCTGCTACTGACCCGAGCGGCGATGGCTACGGAACGGGAGCAGGGCTGACGGTCGGGAGGGCATGACACGGGTCATCCCCCGAACTGGCACGGGACCTGACCGCCCGCCAGCAATCAGACGCCGCAGGGCCAGACGGTGACATGGTCCTGTGCCGCACGAAGCACGACCCACGATCCATCGGCACCGTCCGGCAGTTGCGGGTCGGCAAGATCGAACAGGATCTGCGTGCCACCCACGTCCAGGGCAGCACCTCCGTCCTCGAAGAGGCTCAGCTGCCCACGGCAAACGATGCGATCGCCGTCTTCCCGCAGTTCGGATACACCAGAGGCACTTGGCCAGGCATTCACCGCCCAGGCGATGTCCTCAGCCACGGTCCACTCGACCCGGTGCTCTTGCCCCACTGCCTCAAGGGGCCCCTGCCATAGGGCCACAACGGTGCCCACCGCCGAGTGCACTCGGACGGACATGGACCCCGCCGGGGCAGGCTGTACTGCCTCTACGTTGACCAACACCCCGCCATCATCCTCGACTGACGTACCGAACACCTTCGCCGAGACCGGTGCTCCCTAAGCCGGGTGCCCGATCAGCATCGAGGGGGCGCCGTTGACGCGGGTCAGGAACACCGTTGCCGCGTTCGGTCCCTGGGGTTTCACCCGGCGGCGCAGTTCCTCCGGTTCCACGGCTGATCCGCGCTTCTTGACCGTGAGGATTCCGACGTTCCGGCTCCGCAGCAGGGCCTTGAGCTTCTTCAGGCTGAACGGCAGGACATCGGTGACCTCGTAGGCCGTGGCGAACGGGGTGGGGCGCAGTTCGTTCGAGGTGATGTACGCGATGGTCGCGTCGATCAGACCGCCGTCCAATGCCTCGGCCACCTCGGCGACGAGATGGGCGCGCACGACCGCGCCGTCCGGTTCGTACAGATAGCGGCCCACCGGGCGTACGGGCGGGTCGGGCAGTTCGTTTGAGGGCAGGGCGTGGGGGCCGGGCAGCAGGGTGGCGGTGATGCGGGGCGTGGCAGGGCCGCCGTGCCAGAGCACGGCCTCCTTCACGTCCTTCTCGTCCGAGATCCACTCGGCCGAGAAGTCCGGGGGCACCAGCTCGTGGGGGATGCCGGGTGCGATCTTGAGGGCGGCGTGGGGGCGCGTACGGGCCGCTTCGATCGCCCAGGACAGCGGCGGTGAGTACGCCTCCGGGTCGAAG
Coding sequences within:
- the alr gene encoding alanine racemase, whose product is MTQTPPPSPATPRPRARAEIDLAALRANVRSLRARAPRAALMAVVKSDGYGHGALPCALAAREAGASWTGTATPHEALALRAAGLPGRIMCWLWTPGDPWREGIEADLDMSISGLWALAEVTAAAREVGRPARIQLKADTGLGRNGCQPADWPELVAAALLAESEGTAKVTGLWSHFACADEPGHPSIAAQLDVFRELVAYAEKAGVEPEVRHIANSPATLTLPESHFDLVRTGIAMYGVSPAPELGTHEALGLRPVMTLAASVALVKQVPAGHGVSYGHHYVTARETELGLIPLGYGDGIPRHASGRGPVLVGGEWHRAAGRIAMDQFVVDLGPAGGVGDEGRGHKIQEGADAVLFGPGDRGEPSAEDWAQAADTIAYEIVTRIGARVPRVYLHQDVGTDVP
- a CDS encoding alpha/beta fold hydrolase; translated protein: MSETSTGDAVVAAAGAAASGHWRRAGIAGAAIGVIAAGAAAGVAIERLTVGRGMRKKARLALDASGPYGALRGTPGRAVADDGTQLYYETDDLDPDAAGQRRRRIFGRRSPAPVTVVFSHGYCLNQDSWHFQRAALRGLVRTVHWDQRSHGRSARGTAQAGPDRTPVSIDQLGRDLKAVIDAAAPEGPLVLVGHSMGGMTVMALADQFPELIRDRVVGAAFIGTSSGRLGEVNYGLPVAGVNAVRRVLPGVLRALGSQAELVERARGATADLFAGLIKKYSFSSRDVDPAVARFAERMIESTPIDVVAEFYPAFDEHDKAGALPAFADVPVLVLAGDRDLVTPSGHSEAIADLLPGAELVIVPDGGHLVMLEHPEAVTDRLADLLARVGAVPETADASGAGNG
- the tsaE gene encoding tRNA (adenosine(37)-N6)-threonylcarbamoyltransferase complex ATPase subunit type 1 TsaE — encoded protein: MEAPQSTAAVTAVARMAVDSPEQMQDLGRRLAKVLRPGDLVMLTGELGAGKTTLTRGLGEGLGVRGAVTSPTFVIARVHPSLTGGPALVHVDAYRLGGGLDEMEDLDLDVSLPESVVVVEWGDGKVEDLSDDRLHVVIHRVVGDTEDDRRQVTLTGYGRRWSAVDLSAA
- a CDS encoding L,D-transpeptidase: MARSSSGLVAGLTAAALTAVCFLAYQASASAPDDLSKPRSPSALPSAENPQQQRKDPLALPVNSGSGLRVVYALSERRVWLVTAGNKVSTTFAVMPSPVNPPPGAYAVTSRSGQVDGSDGTAIEHVVRFANVNDVPIGFSAAVSGAMTAPDPSKKTGGVRMKRADGDAMWRFATIGTKIIVVP
- the tsaB gene encoding tRNA (adenosine(37)-N6)-threonylcarbamoyltransferase complex dimerization subunit type 1 TsaB: MLLLAVDTATPAVTAALHDGESVVAESSRVDARRHGELLLPAIDRVLAEAGVKIDAVTAVVTGVGPGPYTGLRVGLVTAATFGSALDVPVYGLCTLDGLAHASDLDGPFVVATDARRKEVYWARYDASGNRVGEPAVDRPADIAEQVAGLPAVGAGARLYPDVFPDARDPEHVSAGALASLAVRKLAGGAKEMDFLPPQPLYLRRPDAQVPKNYKVVTPK
- the rimI gene encoding ribosomal protein S18-alanine N-acetyltransferase, whose protein sequence is MRWWDLGPVLDLEQRLFPEDAWSPGMFWSELAHARGPQATRRYVVAEKDTDTGGSEIVGYAGLAAVGGLGDVQTIAVAPTEQGTGLGSRLLSDLLHHATAFECDEVFLEVRVDNTRAQKLYERFGFEPVGFRRGYYKPGNVDALVMRLHLQGNGH
- the tsaD gene encoding tRNA (adenosine(37)-N6)-threonylcarbamoyltransferase complex transferase subunit TsaD, translated to MVDEPLVLGIETSCDETGVGIVRGTTLLADAVASSVDTHARFGGVVPEIASRAHLEAMVPTIERALNDAGVSPRDLDGIAVTAGPGLAGALLVGVSAAKAYAYALGKPLYGVNHLASHICVDQLEHGKLPEPTMALLVSGGHSSLLLAPDITNDVRPLGATIDDAAGEAFDKIARVLDLGFPGGPVIDRLAREGDPRAIAFPRGLSGSRDAAYDFSFSGLKTAVARWIEAKRAAGEEVPVRDVAASFQEAVVDVLTRKAVRACVDEGVDHLMIGGGVAANSRLRALAAERCERAGIRLRVPRPGLCTDNGAMVAALGAEMVARNRPPSDLELSADSSLPVTETHVPGQNHAQDHGHAHDHAHDHDHVHEISKDNLYS
- a CDS encoding TetR/AcrR family transcriptional regulator translates to MATEKKPAGRAGKKAVGRPRRLDPETIVATARRIIEEEGVAAVSMRRVAKEVGSTPMALYHYVRDKDELLMLTLSGVAATFPRPALPADPRQRLVDTSVHMHGVLAQLPWVLEILALGDLTDKGALWMAEEILESSIACGLTPEQAVRTYRTIWHFVYGNLVFTAAMARREAEPERRWNFPAILTDEDAKELPRLTELAPQWNKLGEYEVREQLEAIIDGLLSRAQRTRTDGPTHPHRLH
- a CDS encoding MFS transporter, which encodes MNDQAQSTRWVLTVALIVQFLVALDMSVVNVALPDMRDDLGFTPDGLQWVVGAYALTFGGLLMLGGRLTDIVGRRRILVAGLVLFGGASLIGGLVQSPGALIAARAAQGIGAAALAPGAFTLITVTYPAGPARSKALGMWGMAGAAGGAVGVLAGGLLTDAAGWRAVMLVNVPIVVFALFGVARAALPGAPDRASAPRLDVAGALLVTGGMSLLVLGVTRTEQHGWGAPTTVLTLGTSIALLIAFALVERRVREPLLRLGLLANRPVLGANLFSLLLSSTQFASFYFCSLYMQQVLGYEASKTGAAFLPFCVGVVAGSLIGTKAVAVVGIRLLLVTGGLLGAAGIVLFAVTAIPDGSFAYSILGPSLLGSVGIGLCFIPLGTAATKDVVPSEAGMASGLLNSSRQIGGSLGLAILVTVAASISAGSSTPAALAEGYRAAYWVCAGLMALACVAAMALLPAHDRPTATTDPSAQTEDLTAATAPIAATAADPIAAVHRDPVPEAGDPMAPVAGRHDAQKNSEEF
- a CDS encoding YciI family protein, coding for MPRFLTMIRIDENNIPAEGHSPEMGERMGALLEEITKAGVMLDTAGLTPSADGTKVTWSGGKLSHTDGPFTESKEVVGGYSIIQAKDKAEAIEWTKRFLQTHDDVWTVTAEIRQIAEN
- a CDS encoding RNA polymerase sigma factor; protein product: MTVTGAVEAVFRIESARIIAGVARIVRDVGIAEEIAQDALVAALEKWPESGIPDNPGAWLMATAKHRAIDLVRRKENYARKLAEVGRSLEDVPPPEVSGPGDIDDDLLRLIFTACHPVLSTDARIALTLRLLGGLTTEEIARAFLTSEATVAQRIVRAKRALAKEGVAFEVPYGTDRVARLGSVLEVIYLIFNEGYAATTGDDWIRPGLAEDALRLARVLAGLMPQESEVHGLAALLEIQASRMGARVGPDGAPVLLADQVRTRWDRLLIHRGFSALARASALGAPPGPYMLQAAIAACHARAIHYEDTDWATVATLYGQLAALVPSPVVELNRAVAVSMAEGPEAGLALVDALATEPALKEYHLLPSVRGDLLARLGRSTEAREEFHRAAALTRNERERDLLLTRAAMATEREQG
- a CDS encoding class I SAM-dependent methyltransferase codes for the protein MELRDHSPAQELAIATRLRREHPPELVSAALGQARLRQRAVAKFGAEDAYRMYFTPNGVEQATRRSVAEYRAARFSALGVGSVADLCSGIGGDAIALARAGVRVLAVDHDPLTAATARANAQALGLSEFIEVRCADVMETDTGPYDAVFVDPARRGGRGRIFDPEAYSPPLSWAIEAARTRPHAALKIAPGIPHELVPPDFSAEWISDEKDVKEAVLWHGGPATPRITATLLPGPHALPSNELPDPPVRPVGRYLYEPDGAVVRAHLVAEVAEALDGGLIDATIAYITSNELRPTPFATAYEVTDVLPFSLKKLKALLRSRNVGILTVKKRGSAVEPEELRRRVKPQGPNAATVFLTRVNGAPSMLIGHPA